CGAGATTTCTAGAAAAATGATAAATCGATCCTGGTGATACGTAGTCATTGTGAGTCGCTGCATAGCTTCCCCGGCACTGATTAATTGCTCCTCAATGGAGTGTACGATCGTCTGTGTCCACTGCTCGTAAGAGAGCTGCATCGAATTGTTCTGCTGGAAAAGGGACTCCAAGTTTTCAGGTGCTCCCAGAATGCAGACATAGGGGCGCATTACATTATAATTCAAGGATTTGGCGCGGGATATGGCTGTATCCCAGGAGTCGATCTCACCCTTTGCCAGACTCCATATGAAATCATCCTTTAGACGAAACTCTGTCTCTAGAATGGCATGCTCTCGCTGAAACCATAGAGCAGCTATTGTGATTGCCCGCTCCAAGATATATTCTTCTTCATTTTCCTGAAAAGTTTGCAGCGAATAAGTGGATGAGAGAGCAAGCAGCAGATATCCATGAACCTTATTAGCTGTTTTAATCTCAAGTTGGACAATGGCATCGTCTACAAAATGCACCCAATTAATACTCTCCTCGGTGTAACGCACCGCGTTTGGTATATGTGAGGTAAGATATGTCTTAGCCTGCTCTTCCCATTTCTTTGCCAAGCTACTTGCCTGCTGGCTCGATCCTTTAATATGGCCGTTCTTATCTACAATAAGGACCGGACTGCCAATCGTTTGGCTGATTAATTCTGTGGCATCAGAGAGTGAGGCATCATGAAGAAAAAGATTAAGGAGTTGCTTCTGCAGCTCCTCTGAGCGCTGCAGGGTTGTCTGCTGCCAGTGATTGAGGTGGCTTAGAAGAGTATGTGTAATATCGGAAAACCGAATCTCCCAGGGAATCTCAATGATCGGAAAGCGCTGTTCCTCAGCATAGGCTGTTATTTCCTCTGGGATACTTATTACATGGCGTCCGGTAGCAATAGCCAACGCTGCAGCTCCCGATTCTACGATGTCCTGGACGAAGTGTTTGAACACATGTATATCCTCGCTGCATCCTATAGCCGTAGTCAATACCAATTCATTTTTGAGGATGAAATTCTCAACGGGTATCTCGATAACAGATACGGATTCCACAGGCCGTTTAGACATTGCCGATGGAGCTGTTAACACGCGGCCAGGCTTCATAATCTCAAGATTCATTACATCCTTTACAGTAAAGTTCATGAAAAACTCCTAGGTGGATAAAGTATAGTTTGCAATTCATATCATCATACAACGTTATTATACTTTATTGATAAATGGCATGACTGCTTGTATATGTGCATCAAGGTTTACATTGCACCCGCTTATGATGATGACGATACATTTGCCGGGCTTTACAATCTTTTGGCGCAGAAGAGCACCGATTCCAACTGCCGCGGCTCCTTCAATCACCATGTGATGATGTTTTAACATATAGGCCATTCCTTCAGCAATTGCCTCTTCTGAAACAAGAAGTGATTGATCCACATACTTTTTTACCATCTCAAACGTATACGCATTATCCAAACCGATGCCGCCAAGAAGACTGTCGGCAAGCGTATCCTTCTCTCCTAGAACCACTGGTTTTCCTGCTTTTATACTCTCATACATGACCGCCCCGTGCTCCATAGAAACGCCGACAACCTGAATGGCAGGGTCGATCGACTTCATAGCCAATCCTAATCCAGAGTGCATGCCGCCGCCCGATAATCCCCCAATCACCATATCGACCTCAGGAACCTCTCTAGCGATCTCTAGTCCCATTGTTCCTTGCCCGGCGATCACCTCAGGGTCATCAAACGGCTTAATGACAGTCAATCCCTGCTCTTTTTGCAGCCGATCGCAATGTTCTCCTGCCGCATCCTGACTATCTCCGGTAATCTCAATTGTTGCTCCCCAACGCTGAATGGCATCAATTTTCGCTTTTGGAACCCTGTTCGAGACACATACAACCGCCTTAACTCCAAGCTGCTGCGCTACAAAGGCTACAGCTTGCCCATGATTTCCGGTAGAGAATGTGGTTACGCCCCGTTCGCGTTCCTCAGGAGTCAGACTGAGAATTTTATTGGCAGCACCTCTGACTTTAAATGCACCAATATCATGAAGATTTTCCAGCTTCAAATAAATAGCCGAACCTGTTAGCTGCGAGAGGTGATGCGAATAGATAATAGGGGTTTGTTTGACGATGGAAGAAATTCGCTTTCTGGCTTGCCAGATGTCCCGAATTGTCACTTCTGTTACTTTTGGTAAAGAGTGAGATTGTGCGTAATGCATCGCGAGCCTCCTATAGAATAATGCAATGATTAGAATAGGTGCATTATATAAAAGGCATAAGGGAGCGTCAATTAGATAAATTGACTATAGTTTTCGAAAAAATTTCATACAATTTTGCAGATGTTATCTACATAAAAATTAATTACTATTTCACTATACCAAATTTTAAGAACATTTTGCTAAGTCAGGAGTTCAATCGGCTGAGAAGGAGCGCTGCTATGTCATCATTTACAGTTACCGAATATGGTGAGAGGCTTTACAAAACGAAGCAGAAAATGAGCGAAAAAGGAATCGATGTCTTGCTTGTCACAGATCCTGCCAATATACATTATCTTTCCGGTTATGATGGCTGGTCCTTTTATGTTCATCAAATGCTCATTGTCATAGTTGACGAGGAGCAGCCGTTTTGGATTGGCAGAGGCCAGGATGCGAATGCAGCCAAGGTAACGACATGGCTTCGGCACGACAACATCATTTCCTATACAGATGATTATGTTCAATCGGCAGTCAAGCATCCGATGGACTTTGTTTCCGATATTTTGAAAGAAATCGGACAGGGGAGCCGGACGATTGGTGTAGAGATGGACACCTATTATTTTACCGCTCAATGTTATGAAAGCCTAAAAAAAGGATTGCCGAATGCCGCATTCAAGGATGCGACAGCACTCGTTAATTGGGTGCGGATCATAAAGTCGGAACAAGAAATTGCGTATATCAAAAAAGCAGCAAAAATTGTTGAACGTGCAATGCTTACAGGGGTTGAGTCCATTGAAGAAGGCGTGAGAGAGTGCGACGTGGTGGCAAATATCTATCATGCTCAAATCAGCGGAACTGAGCAGTATGGCGGTGATTACCCCGCTATTGTTCCGCTACTGCCCGCCGGGAAAAAAACATCGACCCCCCATTTAACCTGGACCGATGAACGCTATAAGAGGGGTGAACCCGTGATTTTGGAGCTGGCCGGCTGCTATAGGCGCTATCATGCTCCATTGGCAAGAACGGTGGTAATCGGAGAGGCTTCGGGCATGCTGCAGGACTTGGCAAGTGTGGTGGCCGAAGGGCTTAACACTGCGCTCGCCGCCGTTCGGCCCGGCGTAACCTGTGAAGAAGTCGAGTTAGCCTGGAGGCATTCGATTGCAAAAAGCGGTTTTGCAAAAGATTCTCGCATCGGATATTCCATGGGTCTTAACTATCCGCCCGATTGGGGTGAGCATACCGCAAGTCTTCGCCCGGGGGATATGACCATCTTGCAGCCGAACATGACCTTTCATATGATTCCTGGCATTTGGCTTGATGACTGCGGCGTGGAGATCAGTGAATCGTTTCGGGTGACGGAGACGGGCTGTGAAGTATTTGCAGATGTTCCGAGAGAACTGATTGTAAAGACAACAGAAACAACAGCTCCCGAATCATTCATCGGGTAAAGGGGTGAACATAAGGTGATCATTTTTCGTGAAAATGAAATACGTGCCAGCGTACAAATGAATAAGGAAGCGATATCTATTGTCGAGGACGGCTTTACCCAGTTGGCTTTGGGGAGGGCGACCATGCCTCCGATTCTCCGGGTAGATATTCCGGAGCATAACGGGGAAGTTGATGTCAAGACAGCGTATATTCAAGGGCTTGATACGTTTGCACTTAAGATGTCATCCGGTTTTTTTAACAATTATCAAAAGGGCCTGCCCAGCTTAAGCGGCATGATGATCGTCATCAGCGCGGAAACGGGCATTCCGCTCTCACTTTTACTGGACAATGGATACTTAACGGATATACGGACGGCCGCAGCAGGAGCCGTAGCAGCGAAATATCTTGCCAAGCAGGAATTGGATACGGTAGGTGTGATCGGAGCCGGCGCACAGGCGCGCTATCAGATCCGGGCATTACAGCAGGTGCGTGATTTCAACCGCGTGCTCGTGTACGGGCCTACGCCGGAGCGTGTCGAACGCTATGTCATCGAGATGGAGGAAGAACTAGGTGTCAAAGTGAGCGCGGCCTCTAGTGCGGAGGCGGTCGTCAAAGAAAGCCAGATGGTGGTTACGACCACACCATCCAAAACTCCGATCATCAAACCGGAGTGGCTGCACCCTGGCCTGCATATTACAGCGATGGGTTCTGATGCTGAGCATAAGCAGGAATTGGACGTACATGTGCTAGAGCGTGCCGATCTGCTGGCATGCGATGTGAAAGCACAGTGCTTCCGATTGGGAGAGCTGCATCATGGGGTAGCGCAGGGAATATTGTCCAAGGAGAGCGATATTGTTGAGATCGGGGAGTTAACTGCAGGCCGGATGGCAGGGCGAACGAATGAGGAACAGATTACGATTTGTGATTTAACGGGAACCGGTGTACAGGATACTGTAATCGCGCGGTTTGCCTACAGTGAACTGGTAGCAAAAGGGCTTGGAATTCAATTAGAAAACGAAGAGGGGCGATTGGTATGACAAAAAATTTTGAGAGAGCAAACGTTGGAACAAAAAGTGTATGGGCCGGAGAAGAAGACTATCTTGTTCATGGAGCAACGCAGGTACCTGTTGTTGTGAGCGTAGCGTACGGCTATACCGATATGGATGAGTGGTATGATGTGGCCACAGAAAAAAAGAAGGGGCATATTTATGGACGCAACACCAACCCGACGGTACAGGCATTTGAAGATAAAATGAAAATTCTTGAAAATGCAGAAGCTGCCACAAGCTTCTCTACCGGAATGGCAGCCATCAGCAATACGCTGTATACGTTCTTGCGTCCGGGTGACCGTGTTGTTTCTATTAAAGATACGTATGGTGGAACCAATAAGATTTTTACAGAATTCCTGCCGCTCATGGGGATTGAGGTTGTGCTGTGCACGACGGGTGACCACGAGGCGATAGAAGCTGAAGTAGCGAAGGGCTGCAAAATCCTCTACCTCGAGACCCCGACGAATCCGACGGTAAAGATTACGGACATTGAGCGTATGGCGAAGGCCGGTCATGCAGCAGGTGCGCTTGTTGTTGTAGACAATACGTTTGCAACACCAATCAATCAAAATCCATTAGCACTCGGTGCTGACCTCGTTCTGCACAGCGCAACGAAATTCTTGGGCGGGCATGCGGATGCGCTCGGCGGAGTAGTATGCGGCTCAGAAGAGTTGGTGAAGAAAATCTATCACTACCGTGAAATTAACGGGGCTACGATGGACCCTTGGGCGGCTTATCTCATCCTAAGAGGAATGAAGACCTTAAAGCTGCGTGTTCGCCAGCAGGAAGCGAGCGCGATGAAAATTGCTCAATATTTGCAGGAACAAGAATTCGTCGAAGCGGTATATTATCCAGGACTAGAAACACATGTGAACCATGACATTGCCAAAAAGCAAATGCGAGGCTTTGGCGGGATGCTGAGCTTTGCAATAAAAGGTGGCATGGATGCTGTAAGACACCTCCTGCCGCAGCTGCAGTTTGCAAACCGAGCGGCAAACCTGGGCGCAGTAGAGAGCACATATGGTCCTGCTCGTACAACAAGCCATGTTGAGTGTACACCGGAAGAGCGCGAAGCGATGGGGATTCCTGAAGGATTGGTTCGTTTATCAGTAGGGATTGAAGATACGGAAGATTTACTTGCCGATTTGGAGCAGGCGTTCGAACACATGGCTGCACAAATGCAGCTGGCACCAACAATCGAAAAGTAAATAAAAAACATGACCGGGTGGCGAGCGTCGTCATCCGGTCAAATGGGCTTACGAGGTGAAACAATGGCAACCCAACATGAGTCAATAGTGGAAAGATCGGAAGCGCTTTTTGGACAACTTATTCATTGGCGGCGCAGTATCCATGCAAACCCGGAGATAAGCTATCAGGAATTCCAGACATCCCAATTCGTAGTGGACGTTCTGCGGACGATGCCCGGGATCGAAATCGAAATCGGTGTAGGTTATCCTACCGCAGTTGTCGGTACGCTATCTTCTGGCACCGGTCCAACCATCGCGATTCGCGCGGATATGGATGCGCTTCCGATTATGGAGGAAACCGGCCACAGCTTTCGTTCACAGCATCCAGGGATCATGCATGCTTGCGGCCATGACGCTCATACATCCATCCTGTTAGGTGCGGCTCAACTGCTGGCCGAGCGCTTTCAAAAAGGAGAAATTAAGGGGACGGTTAAGCTGATTTTTCAACCGGCGGAAGAGAGCACGGATGAAAACGGCCTGACAGGAGCGGTCCATATGATCCAAGCCGGAGCTTTGGACGGGGTGGATTGTGCGATTGCACTGCATATGAGTCCGGAAAACCCGGTCGGTGAAGTGCAAGTGCATGAAGGATATAGCATGGCGAATGTGGACGTATTTGAGGCGACGATCTTTGGTACGGGAGGTCATGGGGCTTATCCGCATCTAGGAACGGATCCGGTATGGATGCTAGGGCCTGTACTGCAGGCGCTGCATGGTATTGTTGCGAGGAAGATATCTCCGCTTGAAGCGGCTGTTGTGAGTGTCGGCCAGATTCATGCGGGATCAGCAAGCAATATCATTCCGGCTGAGGTTTACTTGGAGGGAACGCTGCGCAGCTATGATCCTGTCGTGCGAGAGCAGTTAATTACGGAAGTTGAGAAAGCCATTTCTATTGTGGACGTACTCGGGGGCAGTTATCGATTTGCGGTACAGCGCGGAGAACCCGCATTAAAAAATGATGCGACCGTAAATGCATGGCTGCAAGAAACGCTGACAGATCTCTACCCTGGAACGGTGATCAAGCACACTCCATTTGGCCTTGGGGGAGAGGATTTTGCTTACATGGCCCAGATGGTTCCAGCGGCAATGTTCTTTCTCGGCTGCTCCCCCCTAGATGGGATCAAGCGGGAGCTTCATACGCCGATCTTTGATATTGACGAAAAATGCCTGCCTATGGGCGCTGCCATTATGGCGGAAACGGCCGTACGGTTTCTACAAGGCACATATAAGCTAAATCAAAAGTAGGGGGCAGGTTTATGGCACATAAGATTGCTTTGCTCGGCTTTGGAGTTGTCGGGCAGGGAATAGCAGAAATCATTAGAGACAAAGCGGAAGCCCTGCAAGAAGGCATCGGTTTTGACGCGAAAATTGTTGCCATTGCTGATTTGATGAAAGGGTCGCTCTATCATCCGGACGGTCTCGATCTTCATCAGGTGCTTCATACAGTAAAAAATACTGGCAGGCTGGATGAGTATCCTTCCACTCCCGGCTTAATCCGAGGCTGGGATAGCTTCCAGACGATTCGTCAGAGCAACGCGGATACCATTGTAGAGATGACCTTTACCGATATAAAAACGGGACAGCCGGCGATTGACCACTGCCGGGCCGCGTTTGAATCCGGAAAAAATGTTGTGATGAGCAACAAAGGGCCGGTAGCGCTTGCCTATCAAGAACTAGCGGAGCTTGCGAAGAAGCAGAATGTACGCTGGGGATTCGAAGGAACGGTCATGAGCGGAACGCCCGCGTTGCGCATGCCGCTTGTCTCGCTTGCGGGAAACGAAATTCACGAAATCAAGGGAATTTTAAACGGGACAACGAACTACATTCTAACCAAAATGGAAGACGGACTGTCCTATGAAGCGGCGTTACAGGAAGCGCAGGCGCTTGGCTATGCTGAAGCCGATCCAACCAGTGACGTAGAAGGATATGATGCTCAATATAAAGCGGTGATTCTTGCCAATGTTGTAATGAACGTGCCAATGAAAAGGGACGAGATTGCGTGTGAAGGAATCACGCATCTGACACGGCAGGATATTGAGTGGGCAAAAGACAATGGGAAGAGATGGAAGTTAATAGCGGCAATCAAAAAGGAAGGAAATAACATAACCGCAAAAGTAGGACCTGAGGCGATTCCGCTTACAGATCCGTTAGCTGGTATTATGGGACCGGTCAATGCGATTACGTATGCGTGTGATCTGGCTGGGCCGATTACGTTGGTTGGGGCCGGAGCAGGCCGTACCGAAACGGGATTTTCTATTCTGATTGACTTGATTAATATTGCACGTGGACAGATATGAATAGAAAGGGGTAAAAGAAGAATGGCTCTATCAACAACGGTAAAACAAATGGGCATGTATATCGCCGGTGAATGGGTAACACGTACAAAGGTGGTTGAAGTATACGATTCAAAGGACAATAGTTTGATTACGACAGTGCCTGCTGCATCAGCACAAGACATGCGAAAAGCGATTGAAGCGGCCAAAGAGGGAGTCGAGATCGCTGCAGCGATGCCTGTGCATGAACGGATTGCAATTCTGAATCGAGCGGCTGATAGTATTCAGAAGCGCAACGAAGAGTATGCCATAACCATCGCCCGCGAAGGGAGCAAGACGATCCGCGAAGCGCGAAAAGAAGTCATGCGCTGCATCGAAACCCTCCGCATTAGCGCCGAAGAGGCAAGAAGAATCCATGGCGAAACCATTCCATTTGATCAAATGCCTGGAAGCGAAAATCGTGTCGGCTATTATTATCGTTTTCCGATCGGGCTTATTGCAGCCATTACACCGTTTAATGACCCGCTAAATCTAGTAGCCCACAAGGTTGGCCCAGCCATCGCATCAGGGAATGCGATCATTGTAAAGCCAGCAATGGTTACTCCTCTAAGCGCACTCCTTCTGGCAGAAGCTTTTGTTGAAGCCGGACTGCCCCCCAAGGTATTAACCGTCATTACTGGACATGCCAAAGAAATCGGGGATGTTCTTGTCACGCATCCTGATGTACGCATGGTTTCATTTACAGGCGGAATCAAAACAGGTACAGAGATCAGCCATAAAGCGGGATTGAAGAAGATAGGAATGGAGCTCGGTTCGAATTCACCGGTTATTGTGTTAAATGACGCGGATCTGGAGGAAGCGGTGGAATCGACAGTTTCCGGCGCATTTTGGGCAGCGGGGCAGAACTGCCTGGGTGTACAGCGGATTTATATTGAAGAGAAGAGCTATGATGCGTTCGCCCAAGCCTTCATAAAAAGAACGCTCCAGTATCGTGTCGGCGACAAGCTATCTGAAGAGACGGATATGGGACCGATGATTACGGAGAAGGAAGCGATTCGTGTCGAGAAGTGGGTGGCGGAGGCTGTTGATAAAGGAGCGACTCTGCTGTGCGGTGGACGCCGTAGTGGCGCGTATTATATGCCGACTGTATTAGCGGATGTTCCAAAAGATTGTACGTTGGCGAAGGAAGAAATATTCGGACCGGTTGTCCTGCTGTATTCGGTCCCCGATTTTGACACAGCGATTGTCAAATCTAATGATGTGAATTACGGGCTGCAGGCTGGAATCTTTACCCGCAATCTCGATCGGGCATTTCAGGCGATTCATCGTATGAATGTAGGCGGTGTGATGATCAATGACAGCACGGATTACCGAATTGATGGGATGCCATTTGGAGGCGTTAAAGGTTCAGGTTTAGGTCGAGAAGGGGTAAAGTTTGCAATTCAAGAAATGACAGAGCCAAAAGTTGTATGTTTTAAGCTGAGTAAATCTAGCTAAATTAAATAATTATTTACGGTTAAGATAGTGATATATATAATTAAATGTATTATTCATAAAATAAAATGTTTTTAGATGAAGGAAGAGAGGACTCCTGGGGATAGCCTCAACCGGAGTTCTCCTCTGCGTAAGAGAAAACGATTACATGGGGAGGGTGCGTATGCTGCGCTTTGATGTGGAAGAATACCAGACACGATTGAAAAAAACGAAGCAGTCCATGAGTGAAAAAGGGATTGATGTGCTGTTGCTTACCGATCCGGCTAATATGAATTATCTATCCGGCTATGATGGCTGGTCCTTCTATGTTCATCAGCTCCTCATCGTTATGATTGATGAAGATCAGCCAATATGGGTGGGCAGGGGAATGGACGCGAATGCTGCGAAGGTAACGGCCTGGATCGATGAAGACCGCATTCTTGCGTATTCGGATGATTATGTTCATAGTACTGTAAAGCATCCAATGGATTTTGTAGCTCAGATCATAGCGGAGAGAGGACAGGATAGCAGCGTAATTGCAGTGGAGATGGATGCATACTATTTTACCGCGCAGTGCTATGAGAGCTTGAAGAAAGGACTGCCTACTGCCCGTTTTGTCGATGGAACCAATATGGTGAATTGGGTCCGCCTCATTAAATCGGAGCAAGAGATTACGTATATGAAGCGGGCGGCCAAAATTGTAGAAAACGCGATGCGCATAGGTATTGAATCCATCGAAGAAGGTATACGGGAATGTGATGTGGTAGCGAAAATCTACCATGCTCAAATCAGTGGAACCGAGCAGTATGGCGGTGACTACCCCGCTATTGTTCCGCTGCTGCCTGCCGGAGAAAAAACATCGACACCGCACTTAACCTGGACCGATCAAACCTATAAAAGGGGCGAACCTGTGATCCTGGAGCTGGCTGGCTGCTATCACCGCTATCACTCCCCATTGGCAAGAACGGTTGTAATCGGAGAGGCACCGGCAAAAATCAGTGAGTTAGCCAAGGTGGTGGGCGAGGGAATCAACAATGCATTGGACGTTATTAAACCGGGTGTTACGTGCGAAGAAATAGAGCAAGCCTGGAACAAGTCGATTGCAAAAAGCGGCTTTACAAAGGACTCCCGCATTGGGTATTCGATGGGATTGAACTATCCACCGGATTGGGGTGAGCATACCGCAAGCATCAGAAAAGGAGATCGAACTATCCTGCAGCCGAACATGACCTTTCATATGATTCCTGGCATTTGGCTTGATGACTACGGAGTGGAGATCAGTGAATCGTTTCGGGTGACGGAGACAGGATGTGAAGTGCTGGCGAATTTTCCGAGAGAGTTGTTTGTTAAGAAATAAAGACGGATCAAGAAACCCTGACAGAATAGAGAGAAAGCGTTTACAGAAGAGTAGAGTGATATACTTCATTACTTGAGCAGCTCTCCTATTAAAAAACAAGTGTGAATAACACGGATAAAGGGTGATCATTTTGAAAAATGATATAAAGCGGGCATCGCATAATAATGTAGTTTTTTGGGCCTCCGCGGCTATTGTTCTCCTGTTTGTTATTGCAGGAGTGGTTGCGCCGGGAGGCTTTGCGAAATATGCTTCCGCGATTTTTGATTTCACGACCATTAATTTTGGCTGGTTCTATTTGCTTTCGATGGTGTTTTTTGTAGGCTTTTGCCTTTTCATGGCTTTTAGCCGGTATGGCAAAATCAAGCTGGGAGCAGACCATGAAAAGCCGGAGTACTCCTTTTTTACCTGGATCAGTATGCTGTTTAGCGCAGGCTTTGGAGCCGGGCTGGTGTTTTGGGGAGTAGCTGAGCCGATGACTCATTTTGCTTCTCCTCCATTTAAGGGCATGGAGCCGCAGTCGGCTGAGGCGGCACGCACTGCCATGCGCTATACATTTTTCAACTGGGGAATACATCAGTGGTCGGTATTCGCGGTCGTAGGTCTTGGTCTTAGCTACTTTCAATTCCGTAAAAAGAGTAATTCTCTCATCAGCTCAACCCTGCAGCCTGTTATGGGAAAGCGTAAAAGTTATTACTTAAAGAATGGGATTAATATTCTAGCCGTGATTGCAACGATAACAGGGGTTGCTACATCGTTTGGAATGTCTGTTCTCCAAATTAACGGCGGATTGAAGTATGTCTTCTCCATTCCGGATCATACGTGGGTGCAGCTGCTGATTATTACCGTTTTGTTTGTTCTTTATATGACCTCTTCTGTAACGGGACTTGATAAGGGGATTAAAGTCTTAAGCAACATCAATATGGGTATGGCGCTCTGCCTGATGCTGTTTGTTCTCTTTGCTGGACCGACAGTTTTTATCCTTAATGGATTTACACTTGGAATTGGCGATTATATTCAGCATTTCATAGAGACAAGCTTTTATTTAACCCCTTATGAAGGCGGAACTTGGGTACGTGATTGGACCATATTTTATTGGGCTTGGGTCATCGCATGGTCCCCCTTCGTCGGCTCGTTCGTGGCACGTGTTTCCAAAGGACGAACCATCCGCGAATTTGTTATGGGTGTTTTGATCGTACCTCCGTTTATTGGATTGGTCTGGATTGCTATCTTTGGCGGAACGGCTCTGCATATGGATTTGTTTGAGAATACAGCGATCGCAAATGCGGTATCAAAAGATATTACAAGCGCGTTGTTTGTCATGCTAAATGAGCTTCCGCTTTCTTCGCTGCTGTCTGTTGTATCGATTGTGCTTATCGCGATCTTCATTGTTACATCTGCGGATTCGGCAACGTTTGTACTTGGTATGATGACATCAAAGGGTAACTTAAATCCTTCCATGCTCGCTAAGGTAATCTGGGGTGGATTGATGGCTGCCATTTCCGCTGTTCTCATTATTAGCAGCGGATTAAAAGGACTTCAGACGGCATCACTCGTTACCGCCCTACCGTTTACCTTTATTTTAATTGCGATGTGTATTTCACTTGTGAAATCATTGCGGCAGGAGCAGCATCAACAGCAGCTAGGGGGGCAATCATACAGCGAGTATTCCAAGGAAGAGAAGAAGGCAAGTTCAGGATAAGTGATAAGATAGGCAGCCTGAGTCAGAAATAGCAGGAGACTCAGGCTGTTTTTTTCTGTGAAAATTATAAAAAAATCCCCCTTACAATTCACAGCGTCCTTTACACTGTGAATCATAAGAGGGACAGGAGATTACCTATAAAACCATCTCTGTATCTGGTTGGCTGCTTCATTGCTGTTTCTCCTGTTATTCATATTTATGGCTGAAATTTTCTGATTCATCAATATAATAGTCATCGTGGCGAATCTCGTCATCTGCATAATGCACATCATCTGCATACGTCACTTCCGCTGCTTCCCGGCATTTGCTGCAATAGCTTCGGCTTCGTTCCCAGAGTACCAACTCTTCACCGCAATAAATACACATGTCTTTCATTCGGTAACGCCTCCTTTGATACTCATGGAATATATACGTAGACTTATCTTTACCACTTATTTTTCTTTGTGAAACATGCTCTATGTAAAGCAAGTTGAAAAAGGTGAGGCATATACTGCGTATGCTACAATAGAAGGGAAGCAAAAGAGAAAGGGGTACATCTATGGAGCAATGGCGTTTTCTCGATACGGGAATCAGTTCCCCGGCGATGAATATGGCGATTGATGAGGCGGTTC
This region of Aneurinibacillus sp. REN35 genomic DNA includes:
- a CDS encoding cystathionine gamma-synthase family protein, with translation MTKNFERANVGTKSVWAGEEDYLVHGATQVPVVVSVAYGYTDMDEWYDVATEKKKGHIYGRNTNPTVQAFEDKMKILENAEAATSFSTGMAAISNTLYTFLRPGDRVVSIKDTYGGTNKIFTEFLPLMGIEVVLCTTGDHEAIEAEVAKGCKILYLETPTNPTVKITDIERMAKAGHAAGALVVVDNTFATPINQNPLALGADLVLHSATKFLGGHADALGGVVCGSEELVKKIYHYREINGATMDPWAAYLILRGMKTLKLRVRQQEASAMKIAQYLQEQEFVEAVYYPGLETHVNHDIAKKQMRGFGGMLSFAIKGGMDAVRHLLPQLQFANRAANLGAVESTYGPARTTSHVECTPEEREAMGIPEGLVRLSVGIEDTEDLLADLEQAFEHMAAQMQLAPTIEK
- a CDS encoding M24 family metallopeptidase, which translates into the protein MSSFTVTEYGERLYKTKQKMSEKGIDVLLVTDPANIHYLSGYDGWSFYVHQMLIVIVDEEQPFWIGRGQDANAAKVTTWLRHDNIISYTDDYVQSAVKHPMDFVSDILKEIGQGSRTIGVEMDTYYFTAQCYESLKKGLPNAAFKDATALVNWVRIIKSEQEIAYIKKAAKIVERAMLTGVESIEEGVRECDVVANIYHAQISGTEQYGGDYPAIVPLLPAGKKTSTPHLTWTDERYKRGEPVILELAGCYRRYHAPLARTVVIGEASGMLQDLASVVAEGLNTALAAVRPGVTCEEVELAWRHSIAKSGFAKDSRIGYSMGLNYPPDWGEHTASLRPGDMTILQPNMTFHMIPGIWLDDCGVEISESFRVTETGCEVFADVPRELIVKTTETTAPESFIG
- a CDS encoding cyclodeaminase; the encoded protein is MIIFRENEIRASVQMNKEAISIVEDGFTQLALGRATMPPILRVDIPEHNGEVDVKTAYIQGLDTFALKMSSGFFNNYQKGLPSLSGMMIVISAETGIPLSLLLDNGYLTDIRTAAAGAVAAKYLAKQELDTVGVIGAGAQARYQIRALQQVRDFNRVLVYGPTPERVERYVIEMEEELGVKVSAASSAEAVVKESQMVVTTTPSKTPIIKPEWLHPGLHITAMGSDAEHKQELDVHVLERADLLACDVKAQCFRLGELHHGVAQGILSKESDIVEIGELTAGRMAGRTNEEQITICDLTGTGVQDTVIARFAYSELVAKGLGIQLENEEGRLV
- a CDS encoding PucR family transcriptional regulator; the encoded protein is MNFTVKDVMNLEIMKPGRVLTAPSAMSKRPVESVSVIEIPVENFILKNELVLTTAIGCSEDIHVFKHFVQDIVESGAAALAIATGRHVISIPEEITAYAEEQRFPIIEIPWEIRFSDITHTLLSHLNHWQQTTLQRSEELQKQLLNLFLHDASLSDATELISQTIGSPVLIVDKNGHIKGSSQQASSLAKKWEEQAKTYLTSHIPNAVRYTEESINWVHFVDDAIVQLEIKTANKVHGYLLLALSSTYSLQTFQENEEEYILERAITIAALWFQREHAILETEFRLKDDFIWSLAKGEIDSWDTAISRAKSLNYNVMRPYVCILGAPENLESLFQQNNSMQLSYEQWTQTIVHSIEEQLISAGEAMQRLTMTTYHQDRFIIFLEISMDNINEIVTAYLDRVDDRLNELAPGLLISWGIGENHAGERTFMESFNDARIALEVGTRQKGPGYRSTYANTEIYRALSSLADNTKMQEITLSTIGALIDYDQQRGLDLIHTLNTYIRNQGNVSQTARVLSLHRQSLLYRLRKIESLTQRSLVDPDDLFLLDLSSRLWTTGLLAATMNSSSYE
- the eutB gene encoding hydroxyectoine utilization dehydratase EutB, whose amino-acid sequence is MHYAQSHSLPKVTEVTIRDIWQARKRISSIVKQTPIIYSHHLSQLTGSAIYLKLENLHDIGAFKVRGAANKILSLTPEERERGVTTFSTGNHGQAVAFVAQQLGVKAVVCVSNRVPKAKIDAIQRWGATIEITGDSQDAAGEHCDRLQKEQGLTVIKPFDDPEVIAGQGTMGLEIAREVPEVDMVIGGLSGGGMHSGLGLAMKSIDPAIQVVGVSMEHGAVMYESIKAGKPVVLGEKDTLADSLLGGIGLDNAYTFEMVKKYVDQSLLVSEEAIAEGMAYMLKHHHMVIEGAAAVGIGALLRQKIVKPGKCIVIIISGCNVNLDAHIQAVMPFINKV